The Populus alba chromosome 6, ASM523922v2, whole genome shotgun sequence genome contains a region encoding:
- the LOC118048204 gene encoding histone deacetylase HDT1 → MEFWGVEVKGGEPLRVESGDGFILHLSQACLGEAKKDKGNESVCLFVNFDDQKLVLGTLSYEKIPQIPFDLVFEKDFELSHNLKNGSVFFSGYKVAQPESDSDEFNSDGEEDLPIPVDNGKKEAKQPNPENENAAKPDSKQKVKIVEPNKDGKPKPENDDSSDEEDDSSDDGESSDDQAMMMANDEDESSEDEDDESDEEDDDSDDGDVKTPKKAEVGKKRSAESASKNPVPDKKTKFVTPQKTDLKKTGVHIATPHPSKQAAKTPANSQRKEQAQKSFSCSSCNRSFGSENALQSHSKAKHSAA, encoded by the exons ATGGAGTTCTGGg GTGTTGAGGTCAAAGGTGGAGAACCCCTTAGGGTTGAAAGTGGTGATGGCTTCATCCTCCATCTTTCGCAG GCTTGCCTTGGCGAGGCCAAGAAGGACAAAGGGAATGAATCTGTCTGCCTATTTGTGAATTTTGATGATCAGAAGCTTGTTCTTGGAACACTGTCTTATGAGAAAATCCCTCAAATACCTTTTGATCTTGTCTTCGAGAAAGACTTCGAGCTCTCTCATAACTTGAAAAATGGGAGTGTTTTCTTCAGCGGATACAAAGTTGCTCAACCCGA GAGTGATAGCGACG AGTTTAATTCTGATGGTGAAGAGGATCTCCCAATCCCTGTTGATAACG GGAAAAAAGAGGCAAAGCAACCAAATCCTGAAAACGAAAATGCTGCAAAACCTGATTCTAAGCAGAAGGTGAAGATTGTGGAACCGAACAAAGATGGGAAACCCAAACCAGAGAATGATGATAGcagtgatgaagaggatgatTCATCTGATGATGGCGAGTCAAGCGATGATCAG GCAATGATGATGGCCAATGATGAGGATGAGAGTAGTGAGGACGAGGATGAtgaaagtgatgaagaagatgatgacaGTGATGATGGGGATGTGAAGACTCCAAAGAAG GCTGAAGTGGGCAAGAAGAGATCCGCAGAATCTGCTTCAAAAAACCCTGTACCTGATAAGAAGACTAAATTTGTAACTCCTCAAAAAACTG ATTTGAAGAAAACAGGTGTCCATATAGCAACTCCTCACCCTTCTAAACAAGCTGCAAAAACACCTGCTAACAGTCAGAGGAAGGAGCAGGCCCAAAAATCCTTTTCTTGCAGCTCTTGCAACAG GTCGTTTGGCTCGGAAAACGCGTTACAATCACATTCAAAGGCTAAGCACAGTGCTGCATAG